One Deinococcus multiflagellatus DNA window includes the following coding sequences:
- a CDS encoding methyltransferase domain-containing protein yields MPRPARPDRHAQPRRKARPRGDHRARQPAHEYELEALRGLEHVAAGELATVPLARDVRGLRFWFPGDPARLTRLKSAVAVYRVRTWDVPRPRGLLGHQQLGELTDFLLGAVQVGAHRSFRLAAAGKESAVMQRLAEELQTHLNLPHDPEAGELLIRLRPEEGGGGWDVLARITPKPLSARAWRVCNMAGGLNATIAYAAHKLAGQREQDRIFNPMSGSGTLLIERDLMGPSAALVGVDLNPEAVKCARANVQAAGRDIEVAVRDALHTDLPARSFDLIMADLPWGDAISTHHSNEVLYPAFLQEMHRLTSQRGRLCVITHEIRLFERVLSAQQKWNAHELFQVASGGHHPKGYLLSKG; encoded by the coding sequence ATGCCGCGCCCCGCCCGCCCTGACCGCCACGCCCAGCCCCGGCGCAAAGCCCGCCCCCGGGGCGACCACCGCGCCCGCCAGCCCGCCCACGAATACGAACTCGAAGCCCTGCGCGGCCTGGAGCATGTCGCCGCTGGCGAACTGGCGACAGTGCCGCTGGCCCGCGACGTGCGCGGCCTGCGCTTCTGGTTTCCCGGCGACCCCGCGCGCCTGACCCGCCTGAAGTCGGCGGTGGCGGTCTACCGCGTGCGCACCTGGGACGTGCCGCGCCCGCGCGGCCTGCTGGGCCACCAGCAACTGGGCGAACTGACCGACTTTCTGCTGGGCGCCGTGCAGGTGGGCGCGCACCGCTCGTTCCGGCTGGCGGCGGCAGGCAAGGAATCAGCCGTGATGCAGCGCCTCGCCGAAGAACTGCAGACCCACCTGAACCTGCCCCACGACCCCGAAGCCGGCGAATTACTGATCCGCCTGCGCCCCGAGGAAGGGGGAGGCGGCTGGGACGTGCTGGCCCGCATCACGCCAAAGCCCCTGAGCGCCCGCGCGTGGCGGGTGTGCAACATGGCGGGCGGCCTGAACGCCACCATTGCCTACGCCGCCCACAAACTGGCCGGGCAGCGCGAACAGGACCGCATCTTTAACCCTATGAGCGGCAGCGGGACTTTGCTGATCGAGCGCGACCTGATGGGCCCCAGCGCCGCGCTGGTGGGCGTGGACCTGAACCCGGAAGCCGTGAAGTGCGCCCGCGCCAACGTCCAGGCCGCCGGGCGCGACATTGAGGTGGCGGTGCGCGACGCCCTGCACACGGACCTGCCTGCCCGCTCCTTTGACCTGATCATGGCCGACCTGCCCTGGGGCGACGCCATCAGCACCCACCATAGCAACGAGGTGCTGTACCCGGCCTTCTTGCAGGAAATGCACCGCCTGACCAGCCAGCGCGGGCGCCTGTGCGTGATCACCCACGAAATCCGTCTCTTCGAGCGCGTGCTCTCGGCCCAGCAGAAGTGGAATGCCCACGAACTGTTCCAGGTCGCCAGCGGCGGGCACCATCCGAAGGGGTATTTGTTGAGTAAGGGGTAG
- a CDS encoding Gfo/Idh/MocA family protein, with protein MTTPFRWGILGAARIARALIPAIRDAGGEVTALGVRDPHSERARAFAQEWEVPLVGDYAAVLASDVDAVYNPLPGDLHHPWTLAALQAGKHALTEKPMTLNAAQAQDLADAAAHSGRVLLEAFAYRFQPHVARLRQIVAEDLGEIRAVRAAFGFHMDNPHDFRWHAAQGGGALYDVGTYPVNLTRLLLGEPLSAQAAARWTEGGPAAGVDVALSGVLTYPSALVSLDCAFDWTDPSTQAVTVVGTRGTLHMEGVFHSHTQGPQTLRLTVGEQVREEVFGASNGYAHMVRHFMALAAGQTPALYPPADAVAQARVLDALYASARSGRVQPLA; from the coding sequence ATGACCACACCATTTCGCTGGGGGATTCTGGGGGCGGCGCGCATTGCGCGGGCGCTGATTCCGGCCATTCGGGACGCGGGGGGCGAGGTCACGGCGCTGGGGGTGCGTGATCCGCACAGCGAGCGGGCGCGTGCCTTCGCCCAGGAATGGGAGGTGCCGCTGGTGGGGGACTACGCGGCAGTCCTGGCCTCGGACGTGGATGCGGTGTACAACCCGCTCCCGGGCGACCTGCATCACCCCTGGACCCTGGCGGCCCTGCAGGCGGGCAAGCACGCCCTGACTGAAAAGCCGATGACCCTGAACGCCGCCCAGGCCCAGGACTTGGCCGACGCCGCGGCCCATTCAGGGCGGGTGCTGCTGGAAGCCTTTGCCTACCGCTTTCAGCCCCATGTGGCCCGCCTGCGCCAGATCGTGGCCGAGGACCTGGGCGAGATCCGGGCGGTGCGCGCGGCCTTTGGCTTTCACATGGACAACCCGCACGATTTCCGCTGGCACGCGGCGCAGGGCGGCGGCGCGCTGTACGACGTGGGCACCTACCCGGTGAACCTCACCCGATTGCTGCTGGGCGAACCCCTCTCGGCCCAGGCGGCGGCCCGCTGGACAGAAGGCGGCCCGGCGGCGGGCGTGGACGTGGCCCTCAGCGGCGTGCTGACCTACCCCAGCGCGCTGGTCAGCCTGGACTGCGCCTTTGACTGGACGGACCCCAGCACCCAGGCCGTGACCGTGGTGGGCACGCGCGGCACCCTGCACATGGAGGGCGTGTTCCACAGCCACACCCAGGGCCCCCAGACCCTGCGCCTGACCGTGGGCGAGCAGGTGCGCGAGGAAGTGTTCGGGGCCAGCAACGGTTACGCCCATATGGTGCGCCACTTTATGGCGCTGGCCGCCGGGCAGACCCCGGCCCTCTACCCGCCGGCCGACGCGGTGGCCCAGGCGCGGGTGCTCGACGCCCTGTATGCCTCGGCGCGCAGCGGGCGCGTGCAGCCGCTGGCCTAG